One Thermofilum pendens Hrk 5 DNA segment encodes these proteins:
- a CDS encoding dipeptide epimerase: protein MDIEAWVCEVPLREPLRISAATYHTQRSIVLRLRDGDLEGWGEACQSRRVLGESFEDALESLRASVDAIKRAEYDSLEKIHRFTEELNATPSIKAAVNMALLDLYAKSEGRPLWRLLGGFREEVRTDITIGIMRPEEMAERALRYAEKGFRIFKLKLGENPEEDVLRVKAVRDVVGDATIRVDANEGWTREDAVRVIERIADYGVELVEQPLRHDDIEGLRALRRESPIPIAVDESVKTARDALLVAKKEAADIINIKLMKSRGITGAIRIIMVSEAAGLKNMVGCFSESRLGITATAYLAQAFSNVLFYDLDCDILSADPVFTGGSEPIGDRRRASPKPGLGISPSNFNVLKKIL from the coding sequence GGATTTCTGCCGCGACCTATCACACCCAGCGCTCCATAGTTCTCCGCTTGAGGGACGGAGATCTAGAGGGTTGGGGCGAGGCTTGCCAGTCGAGGAGGGTTCTCGGAGAGAGCTTCGAGGACGCGCTGGAGTCTCTGAGAGCGAGCGTCGACGCAATCAAGAGGGCGGAGTACGACTCTTTGGAGAAGATTCACAGGTTCACCGAGGAGCTCAACGCTACCCCGTCGATAAAGGCCGCTGTTAACATGGCTCTCCTGGACCTCTACGCGAAGTCGGAGGGCAGGCCTCTGTGGAGGCTTCTCGGGGGCTTCAGGGAGGAGGTGAGGACGGACATCACGATAGGGATCATGCGGCCGGAGGAGATGGCGGAGAGGGCTCTGCGCTACGCTGAGAAGGGGTTCCGGATATTCAAGCTCAAGCTGGGCGAGAACCCGGAGGAGGACGTTCTAAGAGTTAAGGCTGTGCGGGACGTCGTTGGAGACGCGACGATAAGAGTGGACGCGAACGAGGGGTGGACGCGCGAGGACGCCGTACGGGTGATAGAGAGGATAGCCGACTACGGCGTTGAACTCGTGGAGCAACCGCTCAGACACGACGACATAGAAGGCCTTAGGGCCTTGAGGAGGGAAAGCCCGATACCCATAGCTGTAGACGAGTCCGTGAAGACGGCGCGCGACGCGCTGCTGGTAGCCAAGAAGGAGGCGGCCGACATCATAAACATCAAGCTGATGAAAAGCAGGGGGATTACGGGCGCAATCAGGATAATCATGGTAAGCGAGGCGGCCGGGCTGAAGAACATGGTCGGATGCTTCTCCGAGTCTAGGCTTGGCATCACGGCTACCGCTTACCTCGCCCAGGCATTCTCCAACGTGCTGTTCTACGACTTGGACTGCGACATACTGAGCGCCGACCCCGTGTTCACGGGAGGCTCTGAGCCTATTGGTGACAGAAGAAGAGCTTCCCCGAAGCCTGGGCTGGGAATCTCGCCGAGTAACTTCAACGTATTGAAGAAGATCCTCTAG